From Bradyrhizobium erythrophlei:
GCGCGGGATTGCGATAGTCGCTGCTGTGGACGACGGCGCCTCGATAAAGCTCAGAACCCGGCCACGACGGACGATACGGCGCGTCGGCTATCCCGGTCGCGACGACCACAACGGAGGCGGAGGTCGTGCCTCGATCCGCATCCAAGCACCATTGTGCGCCATCGCGCCGGATGCGCGACACCGTCGTGTTGAAAACCGGCCTGATATCAAAGCGTGCGGCGTAGGTTTCGAGATACTGGACGAGGTGTTCGCGAGATGGATAGGTCGGAAAAGCATTCGGCATCGGCATGCCGGGCAGGCCCGAATGATTGCGGTCGGTGTGAAGGTGAAGCCGATCGTAATGGCGTCGCCACACCGCGCCGACGCCATCAGCCTTCTCCAGCACCGTGGCCTTGAGCCCCACGGCCTGCATCGTCGCGGCACATGCCAGCCCCGCAGGACCGGCACCCACGATGATCGCGTCGATATCCGGCAATCGTCCCTCCGCGGGGAATTTATCTACTTCCCCCACACCTCGTTGGCGACATCGACGGCGAGCTTCAGCTTCGCCCATTGTTCTTCCTCGGTGAGCAGATTGCCCTCTTCGGTCGAGGCGAAGCCGCATTGCGGGGACACCGCGAGCTGGTCGAGCGGCGCGTATTTGGAGGCTTCCTCCAGCCGGCGCTTGATGTCGTCCTTTTTCTCGAGCTCGCCGCTTTTCGAGGTGATGACGCCGACCACCACGATCTTGTTGCCCTTCGGCAGAAACCGCAGCGGCTCGAAACCGCCGGCGCGCTCGGAATCATATTCGAGGAAATAGCCGTCATAGTTGGTTCCGGCCAGCATGGTCTCCGCCACCGGCTCGTAGCCGCCGGACGAAATCCAGGTCGAGCGGAAATTGCCGCGGCAGACATGGGTGGTGATGGTCATGTCGGCCGGTCGCTCGGCGATCGCATAATTGATCACGCGCGCGTAGATCTCCTGCAGGCCGTCGGGATTGTCGCCGCGGTCCTGCGCCTTTTTCAGCTCGTCCTGCGAGCAGAGATAGGCCCACACCGTGTCGTCGAACTGCAGATATCGGCAGCCGGCGTCGTAGAAGGCCTTCACCGCCTTGCGATAGGTCTTGGCGAGATCCTCGTAGAACACGTCCAGATCAGGATAGACCTGCTTCGAGATCGCCCTGCGCCCGCCGCGGAAATGCAGCACCGCCGGCGACGGGATCGTCATCTTCGGCATGACATGGGCGACGTCGCAGTGCTTTTTCAGGAATTTGAAATGGTCGAGCATCGGGTGGTCGTCGGGAAAATCGAGCTTGCCGATCACCCGCACCGCGTCGTGCCGAGTCTGGACGCCCGCGAACTGGATGCCCTCATCGGGGTGAAACAGCTCGCAGCCCGTCAATTTGGCCAGGAAATCAAAATGCCACCAGGAGCGACGGAATTCGCCGTCGGTCGCGAGCTTGAGCCCGATCGAGGCCTGCTTGTGCACGACCTTCTCGATTTCCATGTCCTCGATCTTGCGCAGGTCTTCGGCCGAAATCTCGCTTTTCTCCAGCCTGGCGCGCGCCTCCTTGATTTTCGGCGGCCGCAGCAGGCTGCCGACCTCGTCGGCGCGGAAGGGGGCTTTTGTTCTTTGCATGGTCTTCTCTCCCGGAATTTAGGCGTTCTCAAGCGGTACCGGTTCGCGTGACGAAAACGCGTTAAGATGGAATTAATGTGCCGCTGCCCCCGAGACGCCGAGAAAGCGCTCGAGCACCGCGGGATCGGCTTTCAGCGCGGAACTTGCCGCGTCATGGACGATCGTGCCGCGCTCCAATATCACAACGCGGTCGGCCAGCCCTAGAATCTTTTGGGCATTCTGCTCGACGATGATGGAGCAGATGCCGCCCGAGCGGGTAATCGTGCCGAGCGCCCGGAGCAGCTCCTCGACGATGATCGGAGCCAGCCCCTCGGTCGGCTCGTCCAGCAGCAGGACCTGCGGATTGAGCGTCAGCGCGCGGCCGATCGCCAGCATCTGCTGCTCGCCGCCGGAAAGCTGGTTGCCGAAATTGTTGCGCCGCTCCTTCAGCCGCGGGAACATCTCGTAGACCTTGGCCACCGTCCACGGCCCCGGCTGCGCCACCGCGGTCATGTTCTCTTCGACCGTCAGCGACTTGAAGATATTGCGCTCCTGCGGCACCCAGCCGATGCCGGCCCGCGCCCGCTGGTCCGGCCGCATGCCCGTGATGTCCCGCCCGCCAAGGGTAACACTGCCGCCGAAACGCCGGGTGACACCCACGATCGAATTGATCAGCGTGGTCTTGCCGGTGCCGTTGCGGCCCAACAGCGCCAGCACCTGGCTTTCGGGCAGGCGCAGCGACATGCTCGGCAATACCACCGCCTGGCCGTAGCCGGCGCGCAAATTCTCGATGCAAAGCAGATCAGACATCGGCGGCCTCGCCGAGATAGACCGCCTTGACCTGCGGATCGCGCGCCACCTCGTCCGGCGGACCCTCGACCAGGAGCGCACCAGAGACCAGGACCGAAATGCGGTCGGCGAACGAGAACACCAGATCCATGTCGTGCTCGATCAGGAGCACGGTAACGTCGCGCGGCAGCGAAGCCACCGCGGAGAGGATATCGTGGCGCTCGCTTTCGGGAACGCCGGCGGCGGGTTCGTCCAGCAGCAGCACGCGCGGCTTGGCGGCGATCGCAACCGCGATCTCCAGCAGGCGCTGCTTGCCGTAGGGCAACGTCGCGGTGAGATCGTTCATGACGTCGAGCAGATGGAAGCGCGCGAGATTTTCGGCGATCTCGGCATTGACGTCGTCGCGGGTGCCCATGCGCCGCCACCAGTCGCCGCCGCGGCCGAGTCGTTCCGATACCGCAAGCCCGATGGTCTCCAGCGGCGTGAGGTCAGCGTAAAGCTGGTTGATCTGGAAGGTGCGCGACAGTCCGCGCAGCACGCGGGTGTGCACGGGCAGATCGGTGATGTCGTTGCCTTCCAGCAGGATGCGGCCGCCATCGGGCCTGAGCACGCCGGTCAACAGGTTGATGACGGTGGTCTTCCCGGCGCCGTTCGGGCCGATCAAGGCGTGGCGGGCGCCCTGCTCGATCCTGAGCGA
This genomic window contains:
- a CDS encoding ABC transporter ATP-binding protein, which gives rise to MTVALETRGLEKHFGGLKVTRDLSLRIEQGARHALIGPNGAGKTTVINLLTGVLRPDGGRILLEGNDITDLPVHTRVLRGLSRTFQINQLYADLTPLETIGLAVSERLGRGGDWWRRMGTRDDVNAEIAENLARFHLLDVMNDLTATLPYGKQRLLEIAVAIAAKPRVLLLDEPAAGVPESERHDILSAVASLPRDVTVLLIEHDMDLVFSFADRISVLVSGALLVEGPPDEVARDPQVKAVYLGEAADV
- a CDS encoding ABC transporter ATP-binding protein, yielding MSDLLCIENLRAGYGQAVVLPSMSLRLPESQVLALLGRNGTGKTTLINSIVGVTRRFGGSVTLGGRDITGMRPDQRARAGIGWVPQERNIFKSLTVEENMTAVAQPGPWTVAKVYEMFPRLKERRNNFGNQLSGGEQQMLAIGRALTLNPQVLLLDEPTEGLAPIIVEELLRALGTITRSGGICSIIVEQNAQKILGLADRVVILERGTIVHDAASSALKADPAVLERFLGVSGAAAH
- a CDS encoding cobalamin-independent methionine synthase II family protein, yielding MQRTKAPFRADEVGSLLRPPKIKEARARLEKSEISAEDLRKIEDMEIEKVVHKQASIGLKLATDGEFRRSWWHFDFLAKLTGCELFHPDEGIQFAGVQTRHDAVRVIGKLDFPDDHPMLDHFKFLKKHCDVAHVMPKMTIPSPAVLHFRGGRRAISKQVYPDLDVFYEDLAKTYRKAVKAFYDAGCRYLQFDDTVWAYLCSQDELKKAQDRGDNPDGLQEIYARVINYAIAERPADMTITTHVCRGNFRSTWISSGGYEPVAETMLAGTNYDGYFLEYDSERAGGFEPLRFLPKGNKIVVVGVITSKSGELEKKDDIKRRLEEASKYAPLDQLAVSPQCGFASTEEGNLLTEEEQWAKLKLAVDVANEVWGK